The stretch of DNA GCCAAAGCAAATTGAAACCATTCTATATTTGATGAtccgattttatttatttttcggtTGAACGGTAAGAAGTGTCACGACATCTCCAATCTTTGCAATGAGCCAAAGCAAATTGAAACATGTTTCTCACATGATTTATATAATTTGCTTGCCTGCTAGTAATTTGGTTATCATGTTCAATTATTATTAGCCATATTTGCCTTGTGTGACAGTGACAACGGCCAAATAAACAGAACATATTTGTTTTACTTGTCATACGAATAAATTATCTCCAAGAAATTGAGGTATATATATACTCTCTTCAGTCTTTAGAGAAAATTTACTTTTTACATTAATTGAATAAACTTAAGGATACAACACGACAAGTAACCTTTAATACAACATGTGTGATTTCAAAATGAACTATAGAACTAATGAAACGTTGAAAACTTTGCAATTGGCCAATAAAACAATTACAGAAAGTATTTGCATTAAAAGTAACTCGAAGTTTGGCAGCTTGGTTGCATTATCAGCTTCCCTATAACTAAACAGCTGGATCCTGCTATTTTAAAGTTTCACTCTTCACGAAGAAATCGTCGATGAAAACTCAGTTGCAAAAGTTTGCACTTCTTCTTATGTGTATAGACTGGAAAAATGTGCTTAAGGCTGATTGTTGGGTAGTTTACTGAGAATTGAGTGCTCTGGTTTGTGATCACACTCAAAGTCCAAATGAACAAATGCTCGCTCAACTTCAGGAAGTTTCTCAAGCTTTATTTGTAGAGACTCCCCAATGGCATGTGATTCTTTTAAGCGTAAATCTTCTGGAAGTTCAATGTCTACCTGCTCAAAATCAGACACAAATGATGAGGCATAGAATAACAAATGCAGAGTGCcaaactaaaattttaaaaaccagGTTTATTCTTGTGCAACCATTTTTGGAGTAAATGATGAGTTTTGCAGTGTATCTAATGGTGCTATAAATTGATTCTTGGTAATTCAATCATACCTCCACAAAATATAAAACGCCAAATGTATATGCGCGGACAGTGTCAACACGTTTAATTCCAGGGTGCCTTACAACTAGATATGTTAACTTCTGCAAAAATTCAGGAGACGCAGATTGTCCCACCAGTGAAACTGAAATGGAAGTAGCAGTGATCAGAAATGGTACACAATTATATTCACAGAAAAATGGCAACCAAATGAACTAGTTTATACTAAGCAATTGCATTTAACATCGTAAATTTCAAATCATTTGATGGTTATTAAGATCTGGCTTTTAAATATTACTGCGAGCAAAAGTTAATACTATATATAATTCTGTCCAATATTTGGAACAACTTTATTGAACATTCACCTGCATCAATTATGGTATAAAGTTGCTATGTCATTCTCTCATTCACCTTTTGGTCTTTTCTGATGACAAATTGCTTGAATAACCGATGGTGGATACTAGATACCGGTTTTGGCAAATAGTTTTGCATCATTTTCAATATAAGTTCAGCTGGTTTAGTAAAATTAAACTGACAAAGAACCATCGTTTAAAGTCTTCCATTGCCAACCAAAAAATAAAGTTGTTTCATGGCAGTGAAGTTTTATAAACTACTTTTCCTTTGAAGGACATTAGCACTGAAGAGAATTTGTGGATTTTATCACATGGGTAAATATACATATTGCAACTTcattttttgtttaaaattctGATGAGATTTACCTGCATTTTCCATGACAGTGCGTGACCAATTCGTAATAGTGTAAATTGCAAGTAAAATAGCTCCAACCGGATCAATCCACCAGTAATATTTATCACCAAGAATAGCCGCAACTAATCCAACTACATTTGTTACCACATCAAAGTGGTGATCCTGCACATTGacatgtttttatcattcaattgTACTGACTTAATTGAAGAAAGCAAACATCAGAAGAGAGGCACACTTACATCTGCATAGGTACGGACAATCTGGTTACCCGAGCTTCTGCAGTAAAGCCAAAGTATAAGCTTCACCACAGTTGCAAATATCATGATAGAGTACAACCATATTAGTTGTTCCCCCGTCATCTTTTCACTAGGATTGTTTTCTATTAGTTGTTCTAGGGCCGTAATTAGCACCTGAAATCCTGTAACAAAATCGATTTGACGTATCATTGTAAGCCTTTCCATGTCATCACAAGAGGGAAACTCTTCATACAAACTAGGAATATAGTTCTAGTGAAGTTGACTCACCAAGTGTGGCCATAATAGCGGCAAAAACAATTATCCCTACTGGCTGAACCCTCAGCTTTCCTATAGGATACTGGTAGATATTTATGTTCCTCATTGCTAGGTGAGTGTACCAAAGTATACCACCAGACATTAGATCAAGCAGAGAATCTAAAGTTGAGGCTGCAATCGCTATTGACCCACTCCTTACCGTCGCATAAATCTATACATCAATGAGTTCTGttatttaaacattaaaatataaacaCCCAATATCTTCTAAAATTCATATACTTTTCAAcatacacacacaaaaaaaacatTTGACATCAAAAGTTTGACTGTTTGACATATCAGTAATAACAAACCAAACACACATTATTTTACTCAATTACATCACAAAAGGACACATATTAGCAACAAAGTAACAAACAGACAATATAAAAATGCTAAAGAGTTCTAGTAATTGATTCTCACAGGtcacaaatttaaaaatagtcTCTCTACAACCATGATTACATATGTTAGACTTTTAATTGGTTTTCCTTCCAAACTTTAGCTTAGCTgctggaagaaaaaaaaaagcttttgtCTTGTGTCaagaattaaatcaaattaaatccaaaAAGTAGCTTTTGTCCtatgtgaaagaaaaaaaaagtaactTTTGGGCCAAAGATACCAAACATAATAAATCAATACACTTTAACTCACTTGTAAACTAATCAATTTAATCATGAAAAATTTACACACGACACGGGTATAACAAAAACTGTGAAATGAAACCTGAAATTGAAGACATGAATCAATAATGAATATACCTTCAATATCAACAAAACTATATTTGCATAGTTCGAAATTTTCATTGCTCTTTCTTGTTGAGCTAATTCCTCCCTATCATCCTCAACAATGCCATCAGATTCCACCACCGCATCAACCTCCTCAAACGATTTCAAAGTAGCAATTTGTTTCTCATAGTAATCTTTCTCTCCTACACGTTAATAATCATCATCCAACTtcatcatacatacatatatatagagagagaaagagaactagatagatagagagagaaagagagagatgcaCCTTGGCTTAAAGCGGTGGCTTTGGAGAGATCAACCTCGAAGGGATCCTCAGAGTCAAGGTAAGGACGGACCTTATCAGGAAGCATGGACATGAAAGCGGATCTGAGGGAGGCAACGGAGTTCCGGCGAGGGATTTGGGTTCTCCGGCCGCCGTGTTCGGTGGAGTTCCGGTCATTTTGAGACAAAAGCGGGCGCGTAGGATCCGAACCCGAATTCATGTCCATGTTTGGCTATGAATTTTCAACGAAGGTCATGAAATGAACCATGCAGTATAGTACTCCTATAAATAATGGAAATGAAACcgaacaaaaatagaaaaataatgaaaatgaacGCACATAGTTTTCTAGTTTTTGATAAGTAATAACTGGTCAcatataaaagataaataataataataataataataataataataataataataataataataataataataataataataataataataataataataataataataataataataataataataataataataataataataataataataataataataagaataataataataataataataataataataataataataatcataataataataataataataataataataataataataataataataataataataataataataataattcttttcaATTGGTATATTCTAGCCATACATGATCCTTATGAGTccaataaatgttttttttttaagtaaggGATAATGTTCTAATAGATAAATCTAATATTTTTGTAAGAGAAAAGGAGTGAggtagtaaaataattttatatggtCAATCAATTACAAACATAAATCTCATTAAATTAGATTAAATCTTTTATAGAATATTTCACTCCACCTCATAATAATCTTAGGCACcaaagattttttatttattttacattgaatgGTATATTTATGAAACcgtttcgtagatgtatctacgaaatAATTCAACGTTAAATAAAAAAGTTGTTTCTGAAGATAAACTTTCGGAAGCAGGGATATTTTTGAAAACGCACATACATGGTGCGTGAGAAATCCCATAGGGTGGAAAACATCTCGATTTTTAAATATAAGTGCATCTCCTAAGGATGAGGGAAGGGGAAGTGAgggaatttttttttaacaagggaactagttttattattaaattatatttttatccttatgatcttatataaatgatatgatattcaaataagaaaaatttatatatatttttttataatagaatTTTTAATAGTGAGGGACTATAATTTACCATAACACAAATAAACTGAATACATTTGATTCAGATTATAACTCTCTGACACAAATGAAATTATATGTTAATAACAATTTTTAAATCATGATAAATCAtttaataaaacaaacacataaaataagttattactaaaattaataatttttaatagaatgaataaacaaaaaataaaataaagtgaataatttaaaagttaatataaaagaaaatataatagaataaatagtaaaattagaagaaaaaatgcgttaaaaaaatttctaaaaataatacaataattatgatttatattaagtaaaaaaaattaaagataaataatagttataataaattgatgtaaacaatcaagaaaaatcacaTAAAAGAGAAACAGTCagacaaaagaaaataaatacttttgaaatactaaaattaaactgaagatattttagtaaatataataatgttTTACATATTAAAATTCATATTCTCCTCCTCTCCTCTAAATTCCTCAATTTGAAGACACGTAAATAGTGTGGTTTGAAGGAATTTTGCTCTCATTTTCTTCTCTTACTAaagtttgaaccaaacatatttaatgAAAAGTTTTCTCAATCTTCCTCTCatctcccctccatctaccccgaaCGATATTTAGACTCTTTTTATTATAatacatatatttaaatttagtGTATGTGGATTTTTAAATGGTATTTTCATTTAAagacaaaaacaaaattaatttgctaatatgaattaaaaaaataaatttcctCTTGGAATGAATTTTTATAGGTTTGACGTAAAAGTTTAATTGTTGTATTATTGGTTTGTAAAAAAATCTATACCATAAATGCATCAAAATTAtttaaagagaaagagaaaaggaGTGATCTATTTTTACACTATAAACCAATAATCATTAAATATctaacaaaaccatttttttattttaaaaaagtttaatgATATGGCAGTTTAATGATTTTTTATTGGATggcagtgtaaaactattttacattttCGGTGCACTATTTTTTTACTcaaagagaaaaggggtgatgtagtgaaagtgtaaaataattttacacaatcaaccaaccaatcacaatcatgtatCCAATTATACAacccatttattttaatttttttaatgacatgTCAGTCTGCTTGTTTtacagtgcatatccattaaatcctcatttaaatatattattttaaaaaaataaaagagaaaaaaggaaatacactgacagtgtaaaatatgtTTACACTGTCCACTAATGACATGACAAATGTAAGAGTTTTTATTTGttgtatatataaaattattttacacagacagacagtgcactatctttaaattcaaaataaaataagagtttaatatttcaaatatatCATAATTGATactgtaaatttttttatattgtcagtatattttatttaaatttttgatattattatattaataaattttaatttggtCAATGTGtatgatattttaaattataataatataaattaaatattttaaatgatttgATTACATATTGTGATggaataataatatcaaaattacaggggtatataatttgattttgataggAAAGTTAATAGAAAAGAGATTACATTTCCATTTTAAGGTCAAGAAAAATCAATCACTGTCATCTGTGTAATTTATggtaatacttttttttttaattggaaattttataataaaatatgaatATAGGTTAGTCATTCAAGCTAAATTAGTGTCAACGGAAAATGGTATGTAATTAGCTTCGTCAATATCCTTctgtttgtgttatttatttgttTGATTAAAATATACTTTGGATTGGAATCTTCTCATTCAAAGTGTTAAAAGCTTTTGGCTTTTGTAATAAATTTTGCAACAGGAAGAAAGTAATTCTTCACTCTACTAAATTATCCTTGTTAATTATTAAGGATAGATAAATATGAAGCGCCCAATTAACCGGTTtcactctatttttttttttttttatacttattcaaaaaaaaaatctatttttttatacaaataaaTCGGGTCAAGTTAGATATAGAATTACTCTAAGTATTCAATTTAGATATAATATAGAGTTGATTCTGTCgaacttaaataattattttagaacTATAGAAAAATGAATCAGATCAaacttaattaatatttattgttttattgttttattatagaACTACCCattataaaaaaggaaaaaggttcatacactgacaatgtaaaattattttacactgtcaaccaatcacaaccttgTATCAAAATAAAACagactttaaattaaaaaaattttaatgacAAAGCACTTTATTagttttttattggatgacagtgtaaaataattttacactgtcagtgtatataaattaaactcttataaaaatttaatgatgaagtttataatattttaaagatattatatattttttaatttaattgtggCATTATATgctcacaaaaatacaaaaatgtaaTATATCATTTTAATGTTATTTAATTTACAGTTTAGTATATTTAATTTGTAGTTTAAAGTATgataataataaagtaatgtcaaataatattattattttttcattaataaaaaaatagtttttctgtggattttttttaaaattttaatagttttaacaaaaaaaattaaaaaattaattgtgAATTTTATTAGAAATCAATCATTTTTATAGATTTAGcccaaaaaatattaaattgattcGATCCATTTGATTTATCTatcaaatcaatttaatcaaatcaGTCAAACTTAAATCGTAAGAATGAAACTTTAATTTACATTA from Vicia villosa cultivar HV-30 ecotype Madison, WI unplaced genomic scaffold, Vvil1.0 ctg.000006F_1_1_1, whole genome shotgun sequence encodes:
- the LOC131621486 gene encoding metal tolerance protein 4-like gives rise to the protein MDMNSGSDPTRPLLSQNDRNSTEHGGRRTQIPRRNSVASLRSAFMSMLPDKVRPYLDSEDPFEVDLSKATALSQGEKDYYEKQIATLKSFEEVDAVVESDGIVEDDREELAQQERAMKISNYANIVLLILKIYATVRSGSIAIAASTLDSLLDLMSGGILWYTHLAMRNINIYQYPIGKLRVQPVGIIVFAAIMATLGFQVLITALEQLIENNPSEKMTGEQLIWLYSIMIFATVVKLILWLYCRSSGNQIVRTYADDHHFDVVTNVVGLVAAILGDKYYWWIDPVGAILLAIYTITNWSRTVMENAVSLVGQSASPEFLQKLTYLVVRHPGIKRVDTVRAYTFGVLYFVEVDIELPEDLRLKESHAIGESLQIKLEKLPEVERAFVHLDFECDHKPEHSILSKLPNNQP